In Euphorbia lathyris chromosome 9, ddEupLath1.1, whole genome shotgun sequence, the following are encoded in one genomic region:
- the LOC136206316 gene encoding receptor-like protein CLAVATA2 has translation MGLKCVPVFELCDTHKLKLLLLLVLVLLCSYHCGSINLNPEDRASLLLFRSWVDQNRYLSTWIGSNCTNWTGIVCDNESGRVISMNLTNMNLSGHIHPNLCKVVFIESLVLSENSFTGQIPLCFGWLQNLKVLHLCHNRFTGFVPDTFMRLKQMRELDMKGNHDLGGLLPWWIGNFSLNLEKLDMSFNSFRGEIPESLYYLSSLKYLNLGNNNLSGDLHDFYQSLVVLNLESNLFSGTLPCFSASALSMLVLNLANNSILGGIPTCISSLKTLTHFNMSHNHLDSAISPRLVFSEELLELDLSFNDLSGSLPTKIAETTEKSGLVLLDLSYNGFSGGIPLKITELKSLQALFLSHNFLTGEIPGRIGNLTYLQVVDLSHNSLSGSIPLNIVGCFQLLALVLNNNNLTGEIQPELDALDSLKILDISNNKISGEIPLTLAGCKSLEIVDFSCNNLSGNLNDAITKWLNLKYLSLARNKFNGNLPSWLFTFEAIQTMDFSGNKFSGFIPDGNFNFSSNFNNRDIVRRLRANEGIKVSASVVDSNELSFSYHLFSPVGIDLSDNLLHGEIPEGLFGLQGLEYLNLSYNFLGGEIPSLEKMSSLRALDLSHNSLSGHIPGNISSLKDLRLLNLSYNSFSGFVPKKEGYRRFPGAFAGNPNLCVESSGGGCDAASFPAVPGKSSEDMEGPISVWIFCLSAFVSFYVGVMVLFCSERARSYILRANV, from the coding sequence ATGGGGTTGAAATGTGTTCCGGTTTTTGAGCTCTGTGATACTCATAAATTAAAGTTGCTGCTGCTCTTAGTGTTGGTACTTTTGTGTTCATACCATTGTGGTTCCATTAATCTCAATCCAGAAGATAGGGCCTCACTTCTGCTATTCCGGTCATGGGTTGATCAGAATCGGTATTTATCAACCTGGATTGGTTCAAACTGCACAAACTGGACTGGAATTGTCTGTGACAATGAGAGTGGGAGGGTAATTTCAATGAACTTGACAAACATGAACTTGTCAGGTCATATCCATCCTAATTTGTGCAAAGTtgtgtttattgaatccttggTTTTGTCTGAAAACAGTTTCACAGGCCAAATTCCGCTGTGTTTCGGTTGGTTACAGAATCTCAAAGTCCTTCATCTTTGTCATAATAGATTTACTGGTTTTGTCCCGGATACTTTCATGAGACTTAAGCAGATGAGAGAACTTGATATGAAAGGAAACCATGATTTAGGAGGTCTTCTTCCATGGTGGATCGGTAATTTTTCGTTGAATTTGGAGAAGCTTGACATGAGTTTCAATTCATTTAGAGGGGAAATACCAGAGAGCTTGTATTATCTAAGCTCTTTGAAGTATTTGAATCTCGGAAACAACAACTTATCCGGTGATCTTCACGACTTCTACCAGTCTCTAGTTGTTCTAAATCTCGAATCAAATTTGTTTTCGGGTACTTTGCCTTGTTTTTCTGCATCTGCTCTGTCTATGCTTGTTTTGAATTTGGCTAATAATTCTATTCTTGGAGGCATTCCTACTTGCATTTCTTCTCTAAAGACATTGACACATTTCAATATGTCACATAACCACTTGGACTCTGCAATATCTCCGAGACTCGTTTTTTCGGAGGAGCTTCTTGAGCTGGACTTAAGTTTCAATGATCTATCTGGCTCACTTCCAACCAAGATCGCTGAGACTACCGAAAAATCAGGGCTTGTTCTTCTTGATCTGTCTTATAATGGTTTCTCGGGTGGAATCCCATTGAAGATCACAGAACTAAAAAGTTTGCAAGCATTGTTTCTTTCTCATAATTTTCTCACCGGGGAAATTCCGGGAAGGATTGGAAATTTGACTTATCTCCAAGTGGTAGATCTTTCTCACAATTCATTATCAGGTTCTATTCCCTTGAATATAGTTGGATGTTTTCAGCTACTTGCTTTAGTGCTCAACAATAACAATCTCACCGGTGAAATTCAACCCGAACTTGATGCTTTGGATAGCTTGAAGATCTTGGACATAAGTAACAACAAGATTTCCGGGGAGATTCCATTGACTCTGGCCGGCTGTAAATCGCTAGAAATAGTGGATTTTAGCTGCAACAATCTTTCTGGGAATCTGAATGATGCCATAACTAAATGGTTAAACCTCAAGTATCTATCACTGGCTCGGAACAAATTCAACGGAAACCTACCTAGTTGGTTATTCACATTCGAAGCGATTCAAACAATGGATTTCTCAGGCAACAAGTTCTCTGGCTTCATACCAGATGGTAACTTCAACTTTAGCTCGAATTTCAACAATAGAGACATCGTTCGAAGATTGCGTGCCAACGAAGGAATCAAAGTATCAGCATCTGTTGTTGACAGCAATGAATTAAGCTTCAGCTACCATCTGTTTTCACCAGTAGGAATCGACTTATCCGACAATCTGTTACACGGAGAGATTCCCGAGGGTCTATTTGGACTGCAAGGTTTAGAGTACCTCAACTTATCATACAACTTTCTCGGTGGAGAAATTCCGAGTTTAGAGAAGATGTCAAGTTTAAGGGCTTTAGATTTGTCCCATAACTCTTTGTCAGGACACATCCCGGGGAACATCTCTAGCCTAAAAGATCTTAGACTCTTGAATTTGTCATACAACAGCTTCTCCGGATTTGTCCCAAAGAAAGAGGGCTACCGAAGGTTTCCTGGCGCATTTGCTGGAAATCCAAATTTATGCGTGGAGTCTTCGGGGGGAGGATGCGATGCAGCGAGCTTCCCAGCTGTGCCTGGGAAGTCATCTGAAGATATGGAGGGTCCAATCTCTGTCTGGATCTTCTGTCTGAGTGCTTTTGTAAGCTTTTACGTCGGAGTTATGGTTCTTTTTTGTTCTGAACGAGCGAGAAGTTATATTCTCCGGGCAAATGTTTAA